A region of the Flintibacter sp. KGMB00164 genome:
GGCGATGGCAGCGGAGTAGCCGGTGGCGTACTGGAAGACGTAGTAGTTGTAGTAGAAGTGGGGGATACGGGACCACTCCAGAGCGATCCGGGGGTCAGAGACCATGTCGGGGCCGAAGTAGGCCTCGTTGAGGGCCTTGTATTCCCGGCAGAGAAGCTCCTCGGTCAGGGTCTCGCCCTGAGCTACCAGCTCGCCCATGCGCAGTTCAAACTCCGCGAACATGGTCTGGCGGTACAGGGTGCCCTTAAACTGCTCCAGGAAGTGATTGATGAGCCAGGCCCGGCGGCGCTTGTCGTCGGTCTGCTTGAGCAGATGCTCCATGAGCAGGGCCTCGTTGCAGGTGGAGGCCACCTCGGCCACGAAAATCACATAGTCCCGATAGACGGTGGGCTGGGTGCGGTTGGAGAGGTAGGAGTGGACGGCGTGGCCCAGCTCATGGGCCAGGGTGAACATGCTGTCCAGGTCATCCTGGTAGTTGAGCAGAATATAGGGGTGGACCAGGGCACCCGACATATAGCCGCCGGAGCGCTTGCCCACGTTCTCGTACACATCGATCCAACGGTTGTCCAGAGCCTGACGGATGATGGCCTGGTACTCCGCACCCAGAGGGGCTACCGCCTGGTAGACGGTCTCCTTGGCCTGTTCATAAGGAATTTCCGCCTCTACGCCCGAGACCATGGGGGCGTACACGTCGTACATGTGGAGTTCGTCCACCCCCAGCAACTTTTTCCGCAGACGCACATAACGGTGCATCTTGTCCAGATTGGCCCGGACGGTGGAAATGAGGTTATGATAGACCTCCTCGGGGACGTGAGTGCCGTCCAGAGAGGCAGCTAAGGCGCTGGGGTAGCGGCGCGCCTTGGAGAAGAACTGGAGCTGCTTGACCTGGGCGGCCAGAGTGGCGGCCAGGGTGTTTTTCATACCGCCGTAGACGGAGTACAGGTTTTCAAAGGCGGATTTCCGCAATGCCCGGTCGGGGCTGGACATGAGCAGGGTGTAGGAGCCGTTGGAGAGTGGGTGAGTCTGTCCCTGACTGTCCACCGCGTCGGGGAAGGTGAGGTCGGCGTCGGTGAGCTTAGAGAAGATGTCATCGGGGGCCTGGGACAGTTCCCCAGCGGCAGCCAGCAGCTGCTCCTCTGCCTGGGACAGGGTGTGGGGACGACGGCGCTGGATGTTGTGGAAGTAGCGGCGGTAGAGGGTGAGCTCGGGGAGCTGGGCATAAAATTCCTCCAGACGCTCCTCGGGCAGAGCCAGCAGCTCAGGCACCTCAAAGGCGGTGGCACGCACCAGCTCCACATACTGGGTGGAGATCTGGCCCACCATGGCCTGGTAGGTAGCTACCCGGGTGTCCTCGTCGCTTTTCCGCTGGGCATAGTCCATGAGCTTGCTGAGCATCTCTCCGGCCTGCTGCTCCAAGGTGACAAAGTCGTAGAGGGTCTGGGCGCTCTCGCCCAGACGGCCGGCATAGCCCTCCAGCTTTTGGGTGAGGGATTTCAGAGTTTGGAACTCCTCCTTCCAGGCTTCATCAGTGGGGTAGAGGTCGGCGGTGTTCCAGGTATACTCCTGAGGGATGGCATCCCGCTGGGGGATGGATTTTTGTTTTGACATAGGGAACCTCCTGATCTATGGGGCTGAAGCCCCGGCATTTTTAATAGTATGGTAGCACGGGGCAAAAAATATGGCAACGGTTTTTCCAAAACAGACTGGGAGGGGTTGACAAACCGAGGTTAGGTGTTTATTATTACGTTATTACTTTAGCGAACTAGTGAAATAAACAAGGAGGCCTACCTATGTCCACCTTTTTCAGCGGTGCACTGAAAAATCTTGCGCCTTACACCCCTGGTGAGCAGCCCCAAGATCAGCAGTATGTGAAGCTCAACACCAACGAATCCCCCTATCCCCCCTCGGCTGGGGTAATCACTGTCCTCAATGCCAAAGAGGCCTCCGACCTGCGCCTGTATTCCGATCCCGAGTGCAAGGAGCTGAAAAAGGCCCTGGCGGACTATTACAAGGTGGAGCCGGAGAACATCTATGTGGGCAACGGCTCCGACGAGGCACTGAACTTTGCCTTCCTCTCCTATGCCACCGACGGCCGAGGGGTGGCCTTCGCTGACATCACCTACGGGTTC
Encoded here:
- the pepF gene encoding oligoendopeptidase F, whose protein sequence is MSKQKSIPQRDAIPQEYTWNTADLYPTDEAWKEEFQTLKSLTQKLEGYAGRLGESAQTLYDFVTLEQQAGEMLSKLMDYAQRKSDEDTRVATYQAMVGQISTQYVELVRATAFEVPELLALPEERLEEFYAQLPELTLYRRYFHNIQRRRPHTLSQAEEQLLAAAGELSQAPDDIFSKLTDADLTFPDAVDSQGQTHPLSNGSYTLLMSSPDRALRKSAFENLYSVYGGMKNTLAATLAAQVKQLQFFSKARRYPSALAASLDGTHVPEEVYHNLISTVRANLDKMHRYVRLRKKLLGVDELHMYDVYAPMVSGVEAEIPYEQAKETVYQAVAPLGAEYQAIIRQALDNRWIDVYENVGKRSGGYMSGALVHPYILLNYQDDLDSMFTLAHELGHAVHSYLSNRTQPTVYRDYVIFVAEVASTCNEALLMEHLLKQTDDKRRRAWLINHFLEQFKGTLYRQTMFAEFELRMGELVAQGETLTEELLCREYKALNEAYFGPDMVSDPRIALEWSRIPHFYYNYYVFQYATGYSAAIALANRILTGGPQAVQDYLTFLSGGCSQDPIDLLKGAGVDMASPQPIQDALDQFGRLLDEMEELMA